TCATGAAATACGGAATGCCGAGCATGAACAAAGCGTGGAAAAAAATTAACGGCAAGGCTACGAAAGCCTGACCATCATTCCTGCCTGCCGATACAAGAAAGCCTACCAGGAAGATGGCGTAGAACACCAGGATGAAGCCGAAAAAGGGAATCATCAAACCGGAGAAGCCATTCACTTCGGTAGCAATAACTACGTTCTGGTCCTGCTGCGTGAAGCTACCTTCAGCTGCGGCCAGACTCATGTTGGCATCAAAAAACTTCCTTTTCCTCTTGATCTTAAAACCGTTGGCATAAACGTGGCCGCGGTACTCGTTCTTGCTGGAAGAAAACATATCGAAAGCGCCGGAGAAAACTCCCGTGTCGCCTTCGTCAACCGAATTCTGAAACTTGGCCACGAACTCAGCCTGCTGAATTGGGACTTCAGTCGTAAAATAATCGACGAGTTTGAGCTTGGTAAGGATATCTTTCATGAATTCGGTGGCGGAGAGTAAGGGTTCTTACTTAATAGTTGGGGGATAAAGTAGCCAACATAGGATGCCGGTAGGATTTTAGTCCGGGTAATAATACTCCAGCGTGTGAGCAGCCCCACTACCGGTTCCTCTGGTAATTACCCGAAAATCCAGCTTGCCATTGTTTTCAAACCATTAACAGTGCCCACAAATAGGCCAATAAGCAAAATAAAAAATACAGCCTGCAGGCCATAGGTCATTAGCTTATCGAATAGCGTTGACGACACAGTATGCGCAACCTCTGGCTCTGGGCGGCCCGCCAGCGGCTCGATATACTGCATGAATACCTCGCCATCCAGCCACTCCTGCTCTGCAAAACCAAGCGGGATGATGGATTTCGTTTCATGCGCCAGCGTTTCATCTACCCGAGCCGCGGCTTGCAGCATTTCAGCGGCAAAAAGCTGTAACCCCTGCTTGTTGGCGCGGATAAAGCTTTCGTCAGGCCCGCCGCCGTACTGGAAAATGCCAAAAGAGGCTTCCGTCGCGGGCGTCTCGGCGGCGAGCCTGGCAGTAAAGTCGGCAATTTCTTCGGGCGTCATCAGCAGAGGCAAGCTAAGGTAGCGGCAGCCCCAGACCGAACTCCTGGCAAGAACGTAACAGTCGGCTGCTATTGGCGCAAGTTAGCCAGATACCCTTCCACTTTGGCGTCGAGCTGCGGCCACTTTTCGCGGTTGGCAAAGGTATACTCGCGGTAGCAGGCCAAAAAGGCTTCGGTTTCCTGCTGCACCGGCAGCAGTTCCTCGGGCGGGCCGCCGGCAGCCTGCTCGTAGTCGGCAGCCAGGGCGTAGATCCAGCCCACTTCCTGATCGGAATGTACCAGGGTGCGCAGGCGGTACAGGGAGCGAATCAGCTGGCTGAGCGGCCAGCGGCCCGTGGCCCATTGCTGTTGCAGCCAGCCTAGCAGGGGCCGGGCCGAGTAAGCTTCGGCAGGAAAGGCGGATTTGAGGTAGGTCGGGACCCGGGGCTTACCGGTGCGCAACAGGCCGTAAAGCGTCACGAAAAACTCCTGCGGCTCCTCGTCGCGCCATAGTGCTTCGTCGGTCCAGTCGCTCACATCAGCCAGGGTGAGCAGTTCGAGCAGCAACCCGAGGCGCACGTAAAAGGCGGCCTCCTGCGTTTGTAATTCCCGTAATTCCGCATCCAGATTCATGCCTTCAGCCGAAATAGTGAGGTGTACTTCTCCTATACGGAAAAGTAGCTTGTCTGGTAAATGTCTTCTAATCGCCTCGTTAGCGCCGGCAAGTGCGCAGCAACGAATCCAGCTCGATGCGGTAGATGCCGAGCAAACCCAGCGAATCCTGAGCGAAATGCTTGGCCACACTGCATCCTGGCAGGGTCAGCAGCAGGAAGGCTAACTCCGCATAAATTATATATTTCGGTAGTCAGGCTTCCCAAGGCCTTGCAGACAGGTTTAGTTGGTAGGATGTATAATGCAGACGGGGTGGGCCACGAGCATAAGGTGAAGCAGTAGGTTGCGATGAGCAGCGAGGCGGCTACTGGTCGGCCAGCGGATAGTTGAGGAGTTGATGCGAATGGGCCCACTGCTCGGCAAGCCGGATTTCGCTGATCGGCAGCTTGGTTTCGCTGCTGATGGTGGCGTAGCTCTTGTAGTTATTCAGCGACTTAAGAATGTAGTCGTTTTCAACCCGCTGTAAGTCCACACCGACGGCGCTGAGCTGTCGGCTGATAGCTGGGTCCAGGCTCTTGAGCGGCTTGCCCATGTTGTTGGTAATCGTGTAGTAAATGGCGTACCCGAAAGGGTCGTAGCTGAAGTCGGGGTCCCAGACGTAAAATGTGCGTATTTTTTTGCCGTTGGCAATAAAAACGGCCCGGTTGCGCATTCCTGCAGGGTCGGTTTTGATGTAGGTATTACCAATAATAGCTTCCAGGTATTGCATGGAGCCATTTTCCCCAAATGCTTTGGCGAGCTTGATGTAGTCAGCTTTGCTAGCAGCCTCGAACTCGTGGCCGTGCTTGGCAAAGTGAATGTCGCCCTGCTCGCCTTCAAAAGAGCTGAACTTGCCTGGAACGATACTGGCCTGATCTTGCCCGCTCAGGGCCAGATCAAACGTGAGAGTTTCGGCCTGCGGTGTCTGGGGCAGTTGGGGGCGGCTCCACCCTGAGTCAGGTGAGCCAGCAGTTTTTCAATGCCCGCCTGGTTTTTCTGGGCCCAAGTACTTCTCTTATTGACAGCGGGCTTAATATCGCGCTGTAGGGCCTCAATTAAGGATTTGACGCCGTTCTTATCCTCTTTTTCGAGCAGGCTTTGAGCCAGCTTCTCAAGCTCGGCAAAATCAGCAAATTTTTCTGTGTTGTATCTTGCCTGCTGCTCCTCGGGGCCAGTAAAAAAGGATGCTCGCTGCACCACGGCCTGGGCTGCGGGTTGGGTCCGGTTGTCGGCCATGGCTTGGTAGGCTTGCAACTGCCGTACCTGTGGGCTGTCATCGGCCTTTTCCTGCAGCCTTCGCTGCACTGCCGCATCGGAGCGGTTGTTGAGAAGGCCTGTTGGCCGTTTGACGGCGTGAGCAGTGGGCGTTGCTTCAGCTGCGGAGGCAGCTTTGCGCTCCGAAATTTTGTCTGTAGAAATAGCCATAATCAAGATTATTGGGTAGCAGCATACCGCGAACCTGCTGTCCGGCTGAAGGTATTGCTATGCAAGTCAACAATCAAGTACTGAGCTGTTTCATATACAGTAGCAGGCCGTGCTAACTGTTGGCACGGGGGCGGACTAGCTACGCCGCCCGGTGCTCGCGCAGCTAGTCCGCCACCGTTTCCAGGGGCACGGCGGCTGGGTCCGGGGCGGGTTTGGGCTTACGGCTCACCAGGAATACGCCCCCGAAAATAAGAGCCGCCTGCAAGGCCCGGGCCCAGGTGAAATGGTCCTTGCCCAACGCTACGGCAATAAGCACGGCCAGAATCGGCTGTAGGTAGATGTACACGCCCAGCAGGGCGGGGGAGGCGTACTTTAGGGCCCAGTTGTTGAGCAGATAAGCCAGAATTGTCAGGCAGACAATCATGTACACGATTTCAGCCCAGATGTAGAGCGGGAAGCTGGCGTAGTCGGCCGAAAGGGCGCCGCGCCAGCCAAAAGGTACGGCCACGAAGGCCCCGACCAGGAAAATGCGGGCCAGCACCGTGAATGGGTGGTACTTGCGCATCAGCGGCGTCACAATAACCAGGTACACCCCGAAAGCCGTGGCGTTAAGCAGAATAAACAGGTTGCCCAACATGGCGTTGGGGTACACTGTGGTGCCCACTTCCCGGCTCAGAATGACAGTAGCCGCCCCAATAGCACCAAGAGCAATGCCCAGCACCCGCAGCAGAGTTATTTTCTCGCGCAGCAGCACGGCCGAGGCAATGACGACCACAATCGGGGCAATGGTTTGCAGCAGGGAGGCATTGATGGGCGAGGTCAGGTTTAGGCCCGAAAAGAACAGCAGCTGATTGCCGCCAATGCCGATAAGCCCGCACAGAATTGCCCGGATGTTGTCGGCCCGGCCCACGATACGGTCGTGGGGTGCCACCAGCCGGCTGACGACGGCAAAGAACAGGGCCGCACCCAGAATCCGCAGGGTCACGATGCCGAAGGGCCCCATGTAGTGCGGCATGACATCTTTGGACAAGCTGTAGTTGGCCGCGTAAATGACGGCCACCACGAATAAAGCCGCATGGACGCGGAGCGTATTTTTCATCGGCGGCAAAGGTAGGACAGGAACCGTGCGTGAGGTGCACGAGTAACCACGGCCGGGCTTGGGAGTTTTCTTGTGGGCTCGTCCCAAACGCCACGCCGCCCGGCGCCGTACCTTTAGGCCTCATTCCTTTCCTATGGCTACCGGCTCCCTTTTCGACTCCGAACCTTCTTCCGCAGCGCCCACCCGTCCGCCCGTGTCAGCCAGTGCTCCGCTGGCCGAGCGCCGCCGCCCCCGCACCCTCGATGAGTACGCCGGGCAGCGGCACCTCATCGGGCCCGAGGGCGTGCTGCGCCGCTACCTCAACGCCAAGCGCCTGCCCTCCCTGATTCTGTGGGGCCCGCCCGGCGTGGGCAAAACCACCCTGGCTCACCTGCTGGCCGAGGCCCTGGGCCAGCCCTTTGCTGCCCTGAGCGCCGTGAATGCCGGAGTGAAAGACGTGCGCGACGTCATCGAGAAAGCCAAGCGGCAGCGGGGCACGGTGCTGTTTATCGACGAAATTCACCGCTTCAGCAAGTCCCAGCAGGATGCCTTGCTAGGAGCCGTGGAGCAGGGCATCGTCACGCTCATCGGGGCCACGACGGAGAATCCCTCGTTCGAGGTTATTCCGGCCGTGCTCAGCCGGGCCCAGGTCTACGTGCTGGAGCCCTTGAGCAAGGACGTGCTGACCGAGCTAGTGGACAAAGCCCTGGCCGAGGACGAGGTGCTCAAGCAGAAAAAGGTGCGCGTGGCCGAGTACGGGGCCCTGCTCCTGATTTCGGGCGGCGACGCGCGCAAGCTGCTCAACCTGCTCGAAATCGTGGTGGAGTCGAGCCGGCCCGACCCAGCTACCGGCGAAATCGTCATTACCGACGCCGTGGTGCAGCAGCTGGCCCAGCAAAACCTGGCGCGCTACGATAAGGGTGGAGAAATGCACTACGACGTCATTTCGGCCTTTATCAAGAGTATCCGCGGCTCTGACCCCAACGCGGGCCTCTACTGGCTGGCCGTGATGCTGGAAGGCGGCGAAGACCCCAAATTCATTGCCCGCCGCCTGCTGATTCTGGCCTCCGAAGACGTGGGCAACGCCAACCCCAATGCCCTGATGCTGGCCCAGAGCTGCTTTCAGGCCGTGACGGTTATCGGCATGCCCGAGTCGGACATTATCCTGGGGCAGACGGTGGTATATTTGGCCACTTCGCCCAAGAGCAACGCCAGCTATAAAGGTATCCGGGAGGCCCGGGCCCTGGTGCGGCAGCAGGGCGTGCAGGCCGTGCCCATCCCGCTGCGCAACGCGCCCACCAAGCTCATGAAAGAGCTGGGTTACGGCAACCAATACCAGTATTCCCACGACTACGAAGGCAGCTTTGCTTACCAGGAATTTATGCCCGAGGCTCTGAGCGGCACCGTGTTCTACCATCCCGGCAACAACGCCGCTGAGCACAAGATGCAGGAGCGCCTACGCCAGTGGTGGGGCGAGAAGTACGGGTATTAAATGATTAGCCATGAAACGTGTGGTGCGAATCGGGGTCGTTATCTTCCTGGCTTTGCTGGCCGTGCTAATTTTACTCTGGAGCCAAATTCCGGATATCGACAGCAGTGCCGACATCGATGCTAGCCTGGGCCAGAGCCAGCACTAAGACTGATTGGCAATATTCAGGGGGCTAAAGTATTAAACCCCGGATTTCGTTAGACACCTTAGAAGCAACGCTAACCAGCTTTTTCTCCTCTATGCAGGAGTGCCGAAAGCCTTCTACATTTGTTTGCCTATCCAACCCGCTATTCCTTTCCTTTTTCCATGAGACAATTTCTGAAATACGTGCTGGCCACGCTTACCGGGCTGGTACTGTTCGGCGTGCTGGCCTTTATCATCGGCCTGGGCCTACTGGTATCAGCCGTCAGCGGCGACAACTCCGCCACGGTGGCCAAAGACTCAGTGTTGGAGCTCAAGCTCG
Above is a genomic segment from Hymenobacter cellulosivorans containing:
- a CDS encoding DMT family transporter — its product is MKNTLRVHAALFVVAVIYAANYSLSKDVMPHYMGPFGIVTLRILGAALFFAVVSRLVAPHDRIVGRADNIRAILCGLIGIGGNQLLFFSGLNLTSPINASLLQTIAPIVVVIASAVLLREKITLLRVLGIALGAIGAATVILSREVGTTVYPNAMLGNLFILLNATAFGVYLVIVTPLMRKYHPFTVLARIFLVGAFVAVPFGWRGALSADYASFPLYIWAEIVYMIVCLTILAYLLNNWALKYASPALLGVYIYLQPILAVLIAVALGKDHFTWARALQAALIFGGVFLVSRKPKPAPDPAAVPLETVAD
- a CDS encoding replication-associated recombination protein A — its product is MATGSLFDSEPSSAAPTRPPVSASAPLAERRRPRTLDEYAGQRHLIGPEGVLRRYLNAKRLPSLILWGPPGVGKTTLAHLLAEALGQPFAALSAVNAGVKDVRDVIEKAKRQRGTVLFIDEIHRFSKSQQDALLGAVEQGIVTLIGATTENPSFEVIPAVLSRAQVYVLEPLSKDVLTELVDKALAEDEVLKQKKVRVAEYGALLLISGGDARKLLNLLEIVVESSRPDPATGEIVITDAVVQQLAQQNLARYDKGGEMHYDVISAFIKSIRGSDPNAGLYWLAVMLEGGEDPKFIARRLLILASEDVGNANPNALMLAQSCFQAVTVIGMPESDIILGQTVVYLATSPKSNASYKGIREARALVRQQGVQAVPIPLRNAPTKLMKELGYGNQYQYSHDYEGSFAYQEFMPEALSGTVFYHPGNNAAEHKMQERLRQWWGEKYGY